Proteins from one Triticum aestivum cultivar Chinese Spring chromosome 7A, IWGSC CS RefSeq v2.1, whole genome shotgun sequence genomic window:
- the LOC123147189 gene encoding uncharacterized protein has translation MLIKSLLLDSPKQVKSSLHTPYKSNQVLSCYLLDLGSLPRMKMKASPILTTLFAAAVGFFIGVSFPVDVTPKLQCGILPWSSCFSHSTMLGRLWGAPFRNSSSRTPNVTSSAPSVEVATATNTEEGSERRLPPGIVVSESDLHLRRLWGSPTQDSPARKYLLALAVGYGERANVNATVHKFLDNFDIVLFHYDGRTTEWDIEFKWSKKVTHVSARKQTKWWFAKRFLHPSIVVPYDYVFVWDEDLGIDNFAAEPYLDIVRRHGLEISQPGLDTTNGLAPTYYITARKNGSEMHKTDAGGEHCSDVHKRPCSGFVEVMAPVFSRDAWRCVWHMIQTDFVHAWGLDSNFWRCVDDPEEQIGVVDAQYLVHHAVPTLEGQGEKEKGGRLQVKARQYEEMFAFRSRVSRADNEVANRTSIQN, from the exons ATGTTAATTAAAAGTCTTCTCCTCGATTCCCCTAAACAAGTCAAGTCTTCTCTCCACACCCCCTACAAATCAAATCAGGTTCTTTCGTGTTATCTCTTGGATCTTGGTTCGCTACCCAGGATGAAAATGAAAGCAAGCCCGATTCTAACGACGTTGTTCGCGGCGGCGGTCGGGTTCTTCATCGGCGTTTCCTTTCCTGTGGACGTCACACCAAAG CTTCAGTGTGGCATACTCCCTTGGAGCAGCTGCTTCAGTCACAGCACCATGTTGGGCAGATTATGGGGAGCGCCGTTCAGGAACAGCAGCTCCCGCACCCCAAATGTGACAAGTTCGGCGCCG AGTGTAGAGGTTGCAACAGCAACAAACACTGAAGAAGGGTCGGAGAGGCGGCTGCCGCCGGGGATTGTGGTCTCGGAGTCCGATCTTCACCTGCGCCGGCTCTGGGGATCCCCAACACAG GACAGCCCGGCCCGCAAGTACCTCCTCGCCCTCGCGGTCGGGTATGGCGAGAGAGCCAATGTCAACGCAACTGTCCACAAG TTCTTGGACAACTTCGACATCGTGCTGTTCCACTATGACGGCCGCACAACTGAGTGGGATATAGAGTTCAAGTGGTCGAAGAAGGTCACTCATGTCAGTGCCAGGAAACAGACCAAATG GTGGTTCGCTAAGAGGTTCCTGCACCCGAGCATCGTGGTGCCCTACGACTACGTGTTCGTGTGGGACGAGGACCTTGGCATTGACAACTTCGCCGCGGAACC GTACCTGGACATCGTGAGGAGGCATGGGCTGGAGATCTCGCAGCCGGGGCTGGACACGACCAATGGGCTGGCACCGACTTACTACATCACCGCCAGGAAAAACGGCAGCGAGATGCACAA GACAGATGCAGGAGGGGAGCATTGCTCGGACGTGCACAAGCGCCCGTGCAGCGG GTTCGTGGAGGTGATGGCGCCGGTCTTCTCTAGGGATGCTTGGAGATGCGTGTGGCATATGATCCAG ACTGACTTTGTCCATGCATGGGGTCTTGACTCCAATTTCTGGAGATGCGTCGAT GACCCTGAAGAGCAGATCGGTGTCGTAGACGCGCAGTACTTGGTTCATCATGCCGTTCCCACGCTTGAAGGCCAG GGTGAGAAAGAAAAAGGAGGCCGTTTGCAG GTAAAAGCACGTCAATATGAGGAGATGTTTGCCTTTCGCTCTAGGGTTTCCCGTGCGGACAACGAAGTTGCCAACAGAACATCAATACAGAACTAG
- the LOC123153905 gene encoding uncharacterized protein has translation MRRKGGKVLTALAAAAFGFVVGISFPVVITPKLQYGGMMPWSSSGAANSSILDMSILGRLLWFAEVATARNPEEGTERRLPPRIVVSETDLHLRRLWRSPTQDSATRKYRLALAVGYDEKANVNANIQKFSDNFDIVLFHYDGRTTEWDEEFEWSKEVAHVSARKQTKWWFAKRFLHPSIVAPYDYIFLWDEDLGVENFTAEAYLDIVRKHGLEISQPGLDAANGTTNYDVTIKRNDSEIHKFVEVMAPVFSKDAWRCVWHMVQNDFVHAWGLDSNFWRCVHDPEEQIGVVDAQYLVHHAVPTLQGQGEKEKEGGRSKVRARQFEEMHAFRSRVSDADDELANRTSSIQN, from the exons ATGAGAAGGAAAGGAGGCAAGGTCCTGACGGCGCTGGCCGCGGCGGCGTTCGGGTTCGTCGTCGGCATTTCTTTTCCGGTGGTGATCACACCCAAG CTTCAGTATGGTGGCATGATGCCATGGTCGAGTAGCGGTGCTGCAAACTCCAGCATCCTTGACATGAGCATACTGGGCAGACTACTATGG TTTGCAGAGGTTGCAACAGCAAGAAACCCTGAAGAAGGAACGGAGAGGCGGCTGCCGCCGAGGATCGTGGTTTCGGAGACTGATCTTCACCTGCGCCGGCTATGGAGATCCCCAACACAG GACAGTGCGACTCGCAAATACCGTCTTGCTCTCGCCGTGGGGTATGACGAGAAAGCCAATGTCAATGCAAATATTCAGAAG TTCTCTGACAACTTCGACATCGTGTTGTTCCACTACGATGGCCGCACCACAGAGTGGGATGAAGAGTTTGAGTGGTCCAAGGAGGTCGCGCATGTCAGCGCAAGGAAGCAGACAAAATG GTGGTTTGCCAAGAGGTTCCTGCACCCGAGCATCGTGGCGCCATACGACTACATCTTCCTATGGGATGAGGACCTCGGTGTCGAGAATTTTACCGCGGAAGC GTACCTCGACATCGTGAGAAAGCACGGGCTTGAGATCTCGCAGCCAGGGCTAGACGCGGCCAATGGGACGACCAATTATGATGTCACTATCAAGAGAAACGACAGCGAGATTCACAA GTTCGTCGAGGTGATGGCACCGGTCTTCTCAAAGGATGCTTGGAGATGCGTGTGGCATATGGTCCAG AATGACTTTGTGCATGCATGGGGTCTTGACTCCAATTTCTGGAGATGCGTCCAT GACCCTGAAGAGCAGATTGGTGTCGTAGATGCGCAATACTTAGTCCATCATGCGGTTCCCACACTCCAAGGCCAG GGTgagaaagaaaaggaaggaggcCGTTCCAAG GTAAGAGCGCGTCAATTTGAGGAGATGCACGCCTTCCGCTCCAGAGTCTCCGACGCAGACGACGAACTCGCCAATAGAACATCATCAATACAGAACTAG
- the LOC123147190 gene encoding beta-glucuronosyltransferase GlcAT14A-like, whose product MVAAGLSPIKHQPAESQPCFATMDIDIGTPTSSPRGRSSSWAGIDLRVLLSVVFGGIFTVFLLAASQAALPSASLFLQRYSAATQRPSPPRFAYLVSGSKGDAARLRRCLLALYHPRNRYILHLDAEAPDSDRAELAAFVAAHPVLAAAGNVRVVEKANLVTYRGITMVTTTLHAAAAFLHGPGPADWDWFINLSASDYPLVTQDDLMDVFSRLPRDLNFIEHTSDMGWKAHARAKPLVVDPGLYLKTKRDLMWMNTETEKRELPTAFTLFTGSAWTVLSRPFVEYLIGGWDNLPRTLLLYYGNFVSSPEGYFQTVACNADEFRNTTVNHDMHYISWGEPLGQHPELINATHWGRMLRSDAPFARKFNRDPNDPVLAKIDVELLSRQPGMVIPGGWCTRNVGGGGSDDHCSAIGDTTLLHSGPGAARLQRLVESLLSKDNFPPKQCKIIEHND is encoded by the exons ATGGTTGCCGCCGGTCTGTCGCCCATCAAACACCAGCCTGCCGAGTCGCAGCCATGCTTTGCCACCATGGACATCGACATCGGCACCCCAACCTCCTCGCCGCGCGGCCGCTCCTCCTCCTGGGCCGGCATCGACCTGCGGGTCCTGCTCTCCGTCGTCTTCGGGGGCATCTTCACGGTGTTCCTCCTCGCGGCGTCCCAGGCCGCGCTCCCCTCCGCCTCACTCTTCCTCCAGCGGTACTCCGCGGCCACCCAGCGGCCGTCGCCACCGCGCTTCGCCTACCTCGTCTCCGGCTCGAAGGGCGACGCGGCAAGGCTGCGCCGCTGCCTGCTCGCGCTCTACCACCCGCGGAACCGCTACATCCTCCACCTGGACGCGGAGGCGCCCGACTCAGACCGCGCGGAGCTGGCGGCCTTCGTGGCCGCGCACCCGGTCCTCGCCGCGGCCGGCAACGTGCGCGTGGTCGAGAAGGCCAACCTGGTTACCTACAGGGGCATCACCATGGTCACCACCAcgctgcacgccgccgccgccttcctgcatggccccggccccgccgactgggacTGGTTCATCAACCTCTCCGCCTCCGACTACCCGCTCGTTACGCAGGACG ATCTGATGGACGTGTTCTCGCGGCTGCCGCGCGACCTGAACTTCATCGAGCACACGAGCGACATGGGCTGGAAAGC GCATGCGAGGGCGAAgccgttggtggtcgacccggggCTGTACCTGAAGACGAAGCGCGATCTCATGTGGATGAACACCGAGACCGAGAAGCGGGAGCTGCCCACCGCCTTCACGCTCTTCACCG GTTCTGCTTGGACGGTGTTGTCGCGGCCCTTCGTGGAGTACCTGATCGGGGGGTGGGACAACCTCCCGCGCACCCTCCTCCTCTACTACGGCAACTTTGTCTCCTCCCCGGAGGGTTACTTCCAGACTGTGGCCTGCAACGCGGACGAGTTCCGGAACACCACCGTGAACCACGACATGCACTACATCTCCTGGGGCGAGCCCCTGGGGCAGCATCCGGAGCTCATCAACGCCACTCACTGGGGTAGGATGCTCCGCAGTGACGCCCCCTTCGCGCGCAAGTTCAACCGAGACCCTAACGACCCTGTGCTCGCTAAGATTGACGTGGAACTCCTGTCACGGCAGCCCGGCATGGTCATCCCAGGCGGCTGGTGCACAAGAAATGTTGGTGGAGGCGGCAGCGATGATCATTGCTCGGCCATCGGGGACACGACACTCCTGCATTCTGGCCCAGGAGCTGCGCGGCTGCAGCGGCTCGTCGAGTCGCTCCTGTCGAAGGACAACTTCCCGCCTAAACAATGCAAGATCATCGAGCACAACGATtga